A single genomic interval of Flavobacteriales bacterium harbors:
- the tsf gene encoding translation elongation factor Ts: MSTVAITAADVNKLRQQTGAGMMDCKKALTEANGDFEAAVDILRKKGQKVAANRADRAAGEGCVLAGTTADKKFGVVLSLNCETDFVAKNEEFVGLTKDFLQMALDNKIKSLEDFLKMDYKGISVAEKLVERTGVIGEKIEIGSYEMLEGEFIGTYIHAGNRLATIVAFNKNAGDDNAKQVAMQVTAMNPISVDEKSVPADVIARELEVGKDLAIQEGKPAEMAEKIAQGRLNKFFKETTLLNQEFISDPKVTIKQFLAGIDKELTATAFKRVSLN, encoded by the coding sequence ATGTCAACTGTTGCAATCACCGCTGCTGATGTAAATAAACTTCGTCAGCAAACCGGAGCAGGAATGATGGACTGCAAAAAAGCATTAACTGAAGCCAATGGCGATTTTGAAGCTGCAGTAGATATTCTTCGTAAAAAAGGACAAAAAGTAGCAGCTAACCGTGCAGATCGTGCTGCAGGTGAGGGTTGTGTACTTGCCGGAACCACTGCCGATAAAAAATTCGGAGTTGTGCTCTCCTTGAACTGCGAAACAGATTTCGTTGCTAAGAATGAAGAATTCGTTGGTTTAACCAAAGATTTCCTTCAAATGGCTTTGGATAACAAAATCAAATCGCTCGAAGATTTCCTGAAAATGGATTACAAAGGCATCAGCGTTGCAGAAAAACTCGTTGAGCGTACCGGAGTAATCGGAGAGAAAATTGAAATTGGATCTTATGAAATGCTCGAAGGAGAATTCATCGGAACATACATCCACGCCGGAAACCGTTTGGCAACCATCGTTGCATTCAACAAAAATGCAGGTGACGATAACGCTAAACAAGTAGCTATGCAAGTAACTGCAATGAATCCGATTTCTGTAGATGAGAAATCAGTACCTGCAGATGTAATTGCACGTGAATTGGAAGTAGGTAAAGATTTAGCTATTCAGGAAGGAAAACCTGCTGAAATGGCTGAGAAAATTGCTCAGGGACGTTTGAATAAATTCTTCAAAGAAACTACACTTCTTAATCAGGAATTTATTTCAGATCCAAAGGTTACTATAAAGCAATTCCTTGCCGGTATCGACAAAGAACTTACAGCTACCGCCTTTAAGAGAGTATCGCTGAATTAA
- the rpsB gene encoding 30S ribosomal protein S2 encodes MSKVTFNELLDAGVHFGHLKRKWNPNMKPYIFDEKKGIHIIDLNKTILKLDEASAAIKQIAKSGKKVLFVATKKQAKDVVADRVKNVNMPFVIERWPGGMLTNFATIRKSVRKMANIDKMGVDGTLNTLSKRERLQISRQRAKLDKNLGSIADMTRLPAALFVVDVLKEHIAVAEAKRLNIPVFAMVDTNSDPNSVDFAIPSNDDASKSIGKIIDIMVAAISEGLSERKADKNAEDDGEEVMDNKRIANIDEEVGEEGKKKPAAKKPVARKKD; translated from the coding sequence ATGTCAAAAGTTACCTTCAACGAACTGCTCGACGCAGGGGTGCACTTCGGTCACCTGAAAAGAAAGTGGAATCCAAACATGAAGCCTTATATCTTCGACGAGAAGAAAGGCATCCACATCATCGACCTTAACAAAACGATTCTTAAACTGGATGAAGCATCTGCTGCCATTAAGCAAATCGCTAAGTCAGGTAAAAAAGTATTATTCGTAGCTACTAAAAAGCAAGCGAAAGACGTAGTTGCAGACCGCGTGAAAAACGTGAACATGCCATTCGTAATTGAGCGCTGGCCCGGTGGTATGCTTACCAACTTCGCTACCATCCGTAAATCAGTTCGTAAAATGGCGAACATCGACAAGATGGGTGTAGACGGAACATTGAACACACTTTCAAAACGCGAGCGTCTTCAAATTTCACGTCAACGTGCGAAACTTGATAAAAACCTTGGTTCAATTGCCGACATGACACGCCTTCCGGCTGCATTGTTTGTGGTTGACGTTTTAAAAGAACACATCGCAGTTGCAGAAGCAAAACGTTTGAACATTCCGGTATTTGCAATGGTAGATACCAACTCAGATCCAAACAGTGTTGACTTCGCAATTCCTTCGAACGACGATGCTTCTAAATCCATCGGAAAAATCATCGACATTATGGTTGCTGCAATCTCTGAAGGATTGAGCGAGCGTAAAGCAGATAAAAATGCTGAAGACGATGGCGAAGAAGTAATGGACAACAAGCGCATTGCTAATATCGACGAAGAAGTAGGCGAAGAAGGAAAGAAAAAGCCTGCCGCAAAAAAACCGGTAGCTCGTAAGAAAGATTAA
- the rpsI gene encoding 30S ribosomal protein S9 translates to MEVTNALGRRKAAVARIYLNKGKGTVTVNNVDYKEYFPVGTLQYKINQSFMLTGTEGQFDVNVNVDGGGINGQAEAVRLGIARALVKVDANFKPALKAAGLMTRDPRMVERKKPGQKKARKRFQFSKR, encoded by the coding sequence ATGGAAGTTACCAACGCACTCGGACGCCGTAAAGCAGCAGTAGCTCGTATTTACCTCAATAAAGGTAAAGGAACCGTAACCGTGAACAACGTAGATTACAAAGAGTATTTCCCAGTGGGAACGCTTCAGTATAAAATCAACCAAAGCTTTATGCTCACCGGAACTGAAGGTCAGTTCGACGTGAACGTAAATGTTGACGGTGGTGGAATTAACGGACAAGCTGAGGCTGTACGTCTGGGAATCGCCCGCGCACTTGTTAAGGTTGATGCCAATTTCAAACCCGCTCTTAAAGCAGCAGGACTCATGACTCGTGATCCTCGTATGGTTGAGCGTAAGAAACCAGGTCAGAAGAAAGCGCGCAAACGCTTCCAGTTCTCCAAGCGTTAA
- the rplM gene encoding 50S ribosomal protein L13 encodes MDSISYKTVHAKNETVKKEWILVDAADMPLGRLTSQVAKLLRGKHKPSFSPHIDCGDHVVIINADKVKLTGNKLTEKQYVRYTGYPGGQRFASPTEVLAKHPGRVVETAIKGMLPKTRLGRAVFRNLHVVGGSEHKYQAQNPKAVNLNDIF; translated from the coding sequence AATGAAACGGTTAAGAAAGAATGGATCCTCGTGGATGCCGCAGATATGCCGCTCGGTCGTTTAACCAGCCAGGTAGCAAAATTGCTTCGTGGAAAGCATAAACCAAGCTTTTCCCCGCATATCGATTGCGGTGATCATGTGGTGATTATCAACGCAGACAAGGTGAAATTAACCGGTAACAAGCTTACTGAGAAACAGTATGTTCGTTACACCGGATATCCTGGCGGGCAGCGTTTTGCTTCTCCTACTGAAGTATTGGCAAAGCACCCTGGTCGCGTGGTTGAAACCGCAATCAAAGGGATGCTCCCTAAAACACGTTTGGGTCGTGCCGTGTTCCGTAATCTTCACGTAGTGGGAGGTTCAGAGCATAAGTACCAGGCTCAAAATCCAAAAGCAGTTAACCTTAACGATATTTTCTGA